The genomic region GACATCGACGGCAACGGCCTCGGTGGCGCTACCGTTGAGCTGTGGCACGCAGATGAGGAGGGCTACTACTCCCAGTTCGCACCAAACATCCCAGAGTGGAACCTGCGCGGCACCATCGTCACCGACGACGAGGGCAACTACAACATCAAGACCTTGCAGCCTGCCCCTTACCGCATTCCTCACGATGGCCCAACTGGCTGGTTCATTGATTCCTACAATGGCCACCCTTGGCGCCCAGCGCACTTGCACCTGCGCATCAAGCACCCTGGCTACCGCACCATCACCACCCAGCTCTACTTTGTTGGTGACGGCCACCTCGATGATGACGTTGCATCTGCAGTCAAGCCAGAACTCGTTCTGGACCCACAGCCACAGGACGATGGCTCCAACAAGGTTGTTTACCCATTCGCACTGGATAAAGAAGAAAACTAATCCAAGCAGCTAAATAACCGCTCTATCGCCTCGCTCCCACCGTTAGTCACCGCCGCTTTCACGCGCTTCGGGACGCTACTGTGGGGGCGAGGCTTTAGTCATGAAAGGACACATAATTACATGCCAGCACCCATTATTGAAGCTATCGAGACCCGAATATTAGATGTTCCACTAATCCGCCCGCACAAGTTCGCGACCTTTACCGCAAACGAGCAACCTATTTTATTAGTACAGGTCAAGCTGTCGGACGGCGCGACGGGATTCGGCGAAGGCGTCGTCCCGGGTGGCGCCTGGTGGGGCGGTGAGACGGTAGAGACCATGCAGGCTATCGTCGAAAAGTACCTGACACCAGCCACTATCGGACGCAAGGCTTCAGAAATTTCCGGCATCGTGCACGACTGGGAACGCCACGTTGCCAATATGCGCTTTGCCAAAGCGGCATTAGAGATTGCGCTTTTCGATGCCTATGCGCGCTCCTTAAACATCCCACTCGCTGACTTATTGGGCGGCAAGTTCCGCGATAGCCTGGATTGCACGTGGGCATTGGGGGTTTTGCCACTAGAGCAAGCAGTCGCTGAGGTCGAAGAACGCATTGCTTCGCATGGACATCAGTCCTTTAAGTTAAAGATGGGCTCTGGCGATCCAGCAACAGATGTCTCCCGCATTGCAGAGCTTGTCGATGCCCTCGAAGGCCGCGTCTCCTTCCGCATCGACATCAACGCCCGCTGGGACCGCCTAACTTCCCTACGCTTCCTGCCAGTCCTCGCCGAAGCCGGCGTGGAACTGTTTGAACAGCCAACCCCTGCCGATGACCTCGATACCCTGCGTGAGATTACCCAGCGCATTGGCGTTCCCGTCATGGCCGATGAGTCGGTCTGCTCCCCCGCTGACGCGCTCGCCGTGGTCAAAAAACAAGCTGCCGATGTTGTTGCCATTAAGACCACCAAGCTCGGCGGCCTCATCGAATCCAAAAAGACCGCCGCCATCGCGGAGACCGCCGGTCTCGCCTGCCACGGCGCCACCTCCTTGGAAGGCCCCTTCGGCACCGCCGCTTCCCTGCACTTCTGCGCCTCAACGCCTGCCGTTACCTACGGCACCGAGCTCTTCGGCCCCATGCTGCTGAAGGAAACCTACGTCGAAAACGACATCGAGTACCGCGACGGTAAAGTCTTCGTCCCCGAAGGCCCCGGCACCGGCGTCAACCCCGACTGGGACCAGATCGACAAGTTCACGCGAAAGTAGCTGAGCAAAGCTCGAGCTCTTTCGCGCCATAGAACGACTATTTCCGTAAGAAAGAAATAACCAACGAACTAATAAGGAGAACAATGCTGTTTTTAGCCCGTATGGACGTTAACTTCCCTGATTCACTCACCCCTGAACAAACCGCTGACTTCCAGGCCCGCGAGAAGGAATACTCCGGCAACCTGCAAGAAAAAGGCATCATGCGCGCAATCTGGCGCGTTGTCGGCGAGTACGCCAACTACTCCATCTTTGACGTTGATGACCACGATGAGCTCCACACCATCCTCAGCGGCTTCCCCATGTTCAAGTACATGGATGTGAAAATAACCCCGCTATCCAAGCACCCGAACGCGCTGAAGTACTACCTTCACGAAGGTTAAATTCTTGGAGCTAAAGCTCAGAATTTAACCTGAAGAAGTTAACGAAAAGCCCGAGTATCACTGCAGATAAATGCAGGATACTCGGGCTACTTTTAAGCCTTTAAAGCAGGGATCGCCCTGACTTATTTCACAACCAAATTGACCATACGGCCAGGAACGTAGATCTTCTTGACCACGTTCTTGCCATCGATAAGCGCGACGATCTTTTCATCGGCAAGCGCGGCGGCCAGCACCGTATCCTCGTCGGCGTCTGCTGGGACAGAGACGCGGGATTTGACCTTGCCCATGACCTGGATTGGAATCTCAATCTCATCGTCCTTGAGCCACTTCTCATCAAAGGTTGGGAAGTCAACGAAGGTGATGGTGCCGTCGTGACCGAGCTTGTTCCACAGCTCTTCTGCGATGTGCGGTGCAACGGGCGCAGTCATAATCAATGCTGGCTCAATCGCCGCACGTGGCACGCCCTTACCGTAGTGCTTAGTCAGGTAGTTGGTGTACTCAATCAACTTCGCCACAGCGGTATTCGCACGCAGATTGTCATAGTCATCGCGAATGCCGGCGATGGTGCGGTTAAGCTGCTTCAAATCTTCATCGTTAAGCTCTGCATCCGTTACCGTCAACTCACCGGTATTTTCATCGATGGCCAAACGCCACAAGCGCTGCAAGAAGCGCTGCGCGCCCACGACATCCTTGGTTGCCCACGGACGCGACGTATCCAATGGACCCATGGACATTTCATACACACGCAGGGTATCCGCACCGAATTCAGCACAGAAATCATCCGGGCCAATCGCGTTCTTTAATGACTTACCCATCTTGCCGTATTCCTGGTTAACCTGCTCACCGTTGTAGAAGAACTTGCCGTCCTTTTCTTCCACATTTTCGGCAGGCACGTACACGCCGCGGGAATCGGTGTACGCATAGGCCTGGATGTAACCCTGGTTGTACAAACGGCGGTATGGCTCCTTGGAGGAGACATGGCCCAAGTCATAGAGCACCTTGTGCCAGAAACGCGCGTAGAGCAAGTGCAACACGGCATGCTCCACACCACCGACGTACAAGTCCACGCCACCTGGATCATTCGGGCCGTGCACCTCTGGGCGCGGGCCAGTCCAGTAGCGCTCATTTTCAATATCTACGACTGCCTCATCATTGACCGGGTCAATGTAGCGCAGCTGGTAGAACGACGATCCTGCCCACTGCGGCATGACATTGGCATCCCGGTAGTAGGTCTTTGTCCCGTCACCCAGATCCAGCTCAACCTTGATCCACTCCTCGGCCTTTGCCAAAGGTGGCTGTGGCTCAGAATCAGCATCTTCCGGATCAAAGGACACCGGCTGGTAGTCCTCGACCTCAGGCAGTTCAATCGGCAGCATGGACTCCGGCAGGGCGTGTGCCTGGCCGTCTTCGTCATAGACGATCGGGAAAGGCTCACCCCAGTAGCGTTGGCGGGCAAAGAGCCAATCGCGCAGCTTGTACTGGATTTTCTCCACGCCCAAGCCCTTGTCTTCCAACCACTCAATGGTTCGGACAATTGCGTCTTGTTTGCTCAGGCCATTGATATCAAGTCCGTCATCATTAGCGGAGTTAACCACCGTGCCCTCGCCGGTATATGCCTCTTGGGTGATGTCACCGCCGGCGACAACCTCCGTAATGGGCAGCTCAAACTCGGTGGCGAACTCATAGTCACGGGTATCGTGCGCCGGAACGGCCATAATCGCGCCGGTACCGTAGCCCATCAGCACGTAGTCACCAATGAAGATAGGAATCTGCTTGCCATTGACCGGGTTGGTGGCATAAGCACCGATGAAGACACCGGTCTTTTCCTTATTCTCTTGGCGCTCCAGCTCCGTCTTCGACGCAATATCTTTCAGGTAAGAAGCAATCGCCTCTTGTGGATTGGTCTTGCCATAGGTCCACTTGGTGTTGATATCCGCGCCGTAGTCTTCAGTGCTGGCCAATTCCTTGACCAGCTCATGCTCCGGTGCCAGCACCATGTATTCCGCACCAAAAAGTGTATCTGGACGAGTGGTAAATACCTTGATGTCATGGCCTTGAGTATCAAAAGTAACCTCTGCACCGCGGGAGCGGCCAATCCAGTTGCGCTGCATGGACTTGACCTTCTCGGTCCAATCCAGCAGCTCCAAGTCATCTAATAAACGATCTGCGTAGGCGGTAATGCGCATCATCCACTGGCTGAGGTTTTTGCGAAAGACCGGGAAATTACCGCGATCCGAACGACCATCAGCGGTTACTTCCTCATTCGCCAACACGGTACCCAAACCTGGGCACCAGTTCACGGTGGAATTAGATAGGTACACCAGACGGAACTCATCAACTGCCTTGGCCTGCTCAGCCTTGCTCAGCTGGTTATAATCCGCCCCATCCTGGGTGGTGCGCGTTCCGGCCTCTAATTCCTCGATGAGCTCGGAGATTGGACGCGCCTTATCCTGCTTTTCATCAAACCAGGCATTGTAAATCTGCAGGAAGATCCACTGGGTCCACTTATAAAATTCTGGATCCGTCGTGGCCACCGAACGACGCTGATCATGGCCCAACCCCAACATGCCCAGCTGACGACGCATATTTTCAATATTGGACATCGTCGTCGTGCGTGGGTGCGTGCCAGTTTGGATGGCGTACTGCTCCGCCGGCAGGCCAAAGGCGTCATAACCTAAAGTGTGCAAAACGTTTTTGCCCAGCATGCGGTTATAGCGCGCAAAGACGTCCGTGGCGATATAGCCCAGTGGGTGCCCTACGTGAAGACCCGCACCGGAGGGATAAGGGAACATGTCTTGGACAAAGAGCTTGTCCTTAGGCAGTGGCTTATCGGATGCTAATTTCCCCACTGGGTTGGCGGCATTAAAGGTGCCATTATCAATCCAGTACTTTTGCCAACGCTGCTCAATCTTATTCGCCAGCTCAGGGGTATAGCGGTGCGTAGTGCTTTCACTAGGGTTCGTCATAGCATCATAGTCTAGTAGGTCATCCCACCTGCAGCGTAAGTTGGTTAGCTTCGAACCAACAGATGGCTACTTTACTTCGCCCGCGGTCTCCATCGTGAGACTTTCGCCCATCCGAGCTTCCCATCATTTCTGCCCCGATCCGAATAAGTGATCAAGTCAACACTACCCCGCGCTAATTCTTTACAACCTCTCCGCTTACACGCTGCGATTGCTTCAAATGCGCAGGCTAGCTCGGGTTTAATGGTGTGAAAATATGGATTACCAACACCGGTAAATGTTTTATTTCTTTACAAAATTAACCTTGATTCTCTGTGTTTGCTGGCAATTCACTTAATCTTACCTGTCCAGTTACTTACGGTCTCTAAGGTTCGATGTGTTCGCCCGCGTGCCCGTGCCGACGCGCACGCTCAGGGCGGTTCTTTCGTTCATTCTTAGTGTTTCAAGGAAAACTACGTGCCTATTTTCTCTCGCGTTCTACGCACCGGAACTGCTATCGCTGCTGGTCTGGCTATTTCTACTACCGTTGTGGCCCCTGCATCTGCGCAGGAGTCCGCTGGCCCGAAAAACATCATCTACATGATCGGTGATGGCATGGGCTACAACCACATCGCCTATAACAACTTGTTTGAATCCGGTCAATCCAAGTACCTGGTCGACGGTGAGTTTGGCTCCGACGACATTAAGGAAAGCGAAGGCAACTCTGTCCAGTCCTACGAGGATTTCAACCGTTTATCCATGACCTCCTTCCCCATGGGTGGCAGCTACGACGCGAAGCAGGCCTGGGCGGATCATGACTACGTCAGCCAAGGGCTAGTGACCGACTCCGCTGCGGCAGGTACCGCAATGGCAACTGGCTCCAAGGTCGAAAATGGTGTTTTGGGCATGTCTAACTATGGCCATGCCATGGAAAATATCTCTGAGGTTGCCAAGAAGCAGGGCAAGGCGGCAGGTGTTGTCTCCTCTGTTCCGTTCTCCCACGCCACCCCGGCGGCCTTCGCGGCGCACAATAAAAACCGTAATGCCTATGGCGAAATCGCTAAAGAGATGTTCGAGTCCGACTTGGACGTCATCATGGGCGCAGGGCACCCGCTTTACGATGACAACAACACGCTCTTAGACACCCCGTCCTATGGCTACATCGACAAGCCTGAGTTTGATGCTTTGGCTTCTGGTGAATCCGACTGGGAGTTTATGGAAAACACCGAGCAATTCGAAGCATTGGCTAATGGTGATGTCACTGAAGGCGAGAAGTACTTCGGCATCCCTCAGGTTGCCTCTACCCTGCAGCAGGCACGTGCGGGCGATGAAAACTCCACACCGTCTAGCGACCCGCAAAATGACGTGGTGGATCTACCAACTATGACCACGGGTGCGTTAAACGTCTTGGGCCAAGATGAAGATGGCTTCTCCGTCATGATTGAAGGTGGCGCTATTGACTGGACTGGTCACGCCAAC from Corynebacterium ammoniagenes DSM 20306 harbors:
- the catA gene encoding catechol 1,2-dioxygenase, with amino-acid sequence MALETATAQASGTAATDKFKKERAPQADTSPERAAAIYKDLFKAFEDITLKHQITYDEYEVVKWWMIQVGENGEWPLWLDVFYEHVVEKANYDRKGYTGTQGSIEGPYYVDNAPKLPAECEMPMRDKDREAQALYFTGQVTDIDGNGLGGATVELWHADEEGYYSQFAPNIPEWNLRGTIVTDDEGNYNIKTLQPAPYRIPHDGPTGWFIDSYNGHPWRPAHLHLRIKHPGYRTITTQLYFVGDGHLDDDVASAVKPELVLDPQPQDDGSNKVVYPFALDKEEN
- a CDS encoding muconate/chloromuconate family cycloisomerase yields the protein MPAPIIEAIETRILDVPLIRPHKFATFTANEQPILLVQVKLSDGATGFGEGVVPGGAWWGGETVETMQAIVEKYLTPATIGRKASEISGIVHDWERHVANMRFAKAALEIALFDAYARSLNIPLADLLGGKFRDSLDCTWALGVLPLEQAVAEVEERIASHGHQSFKLKMGSGDPATDVSRIAELVDALEGRVSFRIDINARWDRLTSLRFLPVLAEAGVELFEQPTPADDLDTLREITQRIGVPVMADESVCSPADALAVVKKQAADVVAIKTTKLGGLIESKKTAAIAETAGLACHGATSLEGPFGTAASLHFCASTPAVTYGTELFGPMLLKETYVENDIEYRDGKVFVPEGPGTGVNPDWDQIDKFTRK
- the catC gene encoding muconolactone Delta-isomerase: MLFLARMDVNFPDSLTPEQTADFQAREKEYSGNLQEKGIMRAIWRVVGEYANYSIFDVDDHDELHTILSGFPMFKYMDVKITPLSKHPNALKYYLHEG
- the leuS gene encoding leucine--tRNA ligase, which encodes MTNPSESTTHRYTPELANKIEQRWQKYWIDNGTFNAANPVGKLASDKPLPKDKLFVQDMFPYPSGAGLHVGHPLGYIATDVFARYNRMLGKNVLHTLGYDAFGLPAEQYAIQTGTHPRTTTMSNIENMRRQLGMLGLGHDQRRSVATTDPEFYKWTQWIFLQIYNAWFDEKQDKARPISELIEELEAGTRTTQDGADYNQLSKAEQAKAVDEFRLVYLSNSTVNWCPGLGTVLANEEVTADGRSDRGNFPVFRKNLSQWMMRITAYADRLLDDLELLDWTEKVKSMQRNWIGRSRGAEVTFDTQGHDIKVFTTRPDTLFGAEYMVLAPEHELVKELASTEDYGADINTKWTYGKTNPQEAIASYLKDIASKTELERQENKEKTGVFIGAYATNPVNGKQIPIFIGDYVLMGYGTGAIMAVPAHDTRDYEFATEFELPITEVVAGGDITQEAYTGEGTVVNSANDDGLDINGLSKQDAIVRTIEWLEDKGLGVEKIQYKLRDWLFARQRYWGEPFPIVYDEDGQAHALPESMLPIELPEVEDYQPVSFDPEDADSEPQPPLAKAEEWIKVELDLGDGTKTYYRDANVMPQWAGSSFYQLRYIDPVNDEAVVDIENERYWTGPRPEVHGPNDPGGVDLYVGGVEHAVLHLLYARFWHKVLYDLGHVSSKEPYRRLYNQGYIQAYAYTDSRGVYVPAENVEEKDGKFFYNGEQVNQEYGKMGKSLKNAIGPDDFCAEFGADTLRVYEMSMGPLDTSRPWATKDVVGAQRFLQRLWRLAIDENTGELTVTDAELNDEDLKQLNRTIAGIRDDYDNLRANTAVAKLIEYTNYLTKHYGKGVPRAAIEPALIMTAPVAPHIAEELWNKLGHDGTITFVDFPTFDEKWLKDDEIEIPIQVMGKVKSRVSVPADADEDTVLAAALADEKIVALIDGKNVVKKIYVPGRMVNLVVK
- a CDS encoding alkaline phosphatase, with protein sequence MPIFSRVLRTGTAIAAGLAISTTVVAPASAQESAGPKNIIYMIGDGMGYNHIAYNNLFESGQSKYLVDGEFGSDDIKESEGNSVQSYEDFNRLSMTSFPMGGSYDAKQAWADHDYVSQGLVTDSAAAGTAMATGSKVENGVLGMSNYGHAMENISEVAKKQGKAAGVVSSVPFSHATPAAFAAHNKNRNAYGEIAKEMFESDLDVIMGAGHPLYDDNNTLLDTPSYGYIDKPEFDALASGESDWEFMENTEQFEALANGDVTEGEKYFGIPQVASTLQQARAGDENSTPSSDPQNDVVDLPTMTTGALNVLGQDEDGFSVMIEGGAIDWTGHANQSAREIEEMQDFNASVDAAIEWVETNSNWDETLLIVTADHETGYLSGVNEPDESKWNAMEGNASSLPSHQWYSGGHTNQVVPFFFKGAGAADIQAQATNIDPVRGSYIDNTDVANLVKETWWTGTSNDDDNKEPDAPAGSSGSSNLSSSNSGLVSGLAGAGIVATIIGAIAALAQSLGVVSVDTSAIDRLIRQFM